The following proteins are co-located in the Castanea sativa cultivar Marrone di Chiusa Pesio chromosome 8, ASM4071231v1 genome:
- the LOC142606969 gene encoding GDT1-like protein 4 isoform X1, whose translation MSSLVQGLIKSLAMTVLSEVGDNTFFATVILAMRHPRRPVLLGCLASLSVMTVLSALVGWATPNLVRILISHKWAHHITTLLFFVFGLWSFWDGIKDDGDDDEFAEVEAKLNAELNSDKGTTKKKSKDDDELKKQKRSFLSQFFSPIFLKAFSVTFFGEWGDKSQLATIGLAADENPFGVILGGIIGQALCTVAAVLGGKSLASRISEQIVALSGGVLFIVFGIQSFLSTVES comes from the exons ATGAGCTCGCTTGTACAG GGTCTCATCAAGTCGCTTGCCATGACTGTGCTCTCTGAGGTCGGCGACAACACATTTTTCGCCACAGTG ATCCTGGCTATGCGTCACCCTAGGAGACCTGTCTTGCTTGGTTGCCTCGCATCTTTGTCT GTGATGACTGTTCTCTCTGCTCTCGTTGGCTGGGCTACTCCTAATCTGGTTAGGATTCTG ATCTCTCATAAATGGGCACATCACATAACAACATTGTTGTTCTTTGTGTTCGGGCTATGGTCTTTTTGGGATGGAATTAAAGATGACGG AGATGATGATGAGTTCGCTGAAGTTGAAGCAAAACTG AATGCTGAATTGAACTCTGACAAAGGAactaccaaaaagaaaagtaag GATGATGATGAATTGAAAAAGCAAAAACGATCGTTTCTCTCACAATTCTTTTCACCAATCTTTTTGAAG GCATTTTCTGTTACTTTTTTCGGTGAATGGGGTGACAAGAGCCAG CTGGCTACCATAGGTTTGGCTGCAGATGAGAACCCATTTGGTGTTATTCTTGGTGGAATTAT AGGACAGGCACTGTGTACTGTTGCAGCTGTCCTTGGTGGGAAGAGCTTGGCATCTCGAATATCTGAGCAAATA GTTGCACTCTCAGGTGGAGTTCTTTTCATAGTTTTTGGGATTCAATCCTTTCTTTCAACGGTTGAGTCATGA
- the LOC142606969 gene encoding GDT1-like protein 4 isoform X3: MSSLVQGLIKSLAMTVLSEVGDNTFFATVILAMRHPRRPVLLGCLASLSVMTVLSALVGWATPNLISHKWAHHITTLLFFVFGLWSFWDGIKDDGDDDEFAEVEAKLNAELNSDKGTTKKKSKDDDELKKQKRSFLSQFFSPIFLKAFSVTFFGEWGDKSQLATIGLAADENPFGVILGGIIGQALCTVAAVLGGKSLASRISEQIVALSGGVLFIVFGIQSFLSTVES; the protein is encoded by the exons ATGAGCTCGCTTGTACAG GGTCTCATCAAGTCGCTTGCCATGACTGTGCTCTCTGAGGTCGGCGACAACACATTTTTCGCCACAGTG ATCCTGGCTATGCGTCACCCTAGGAGACCTGTCTTGCTTGGTTGCCTCGCATCTTTGTCT GTGATGACTGTTCTCTCTGCTCTCGTTGGCTGGGCTACTCCTAATCTG ATCTCTCATAAATGGGCACATCACATAACAACATTGTTGTTCTTTGTGTTCGGGCTATGGTCTTTTTGGGATGGAATTAAAGATGACGG AGATGATGATGAGTTCGCTGAAGTTGAAGCAAAACTG AATGCTGAATTGAACTCTGACAAAGGAactaccaaaaagaaaagtaag GATGATGATGAATTGAAAAAGCAAAAACGATCGTTTCTCTCACAATTCTTTTCACCAATCTTTTTGAAG GCATTTTCTGTTACTTTTTTCGGTGAATGGGGTGACAAGAGCCAG CTGGCTACCATAGGTTTGGCTGCAGATGAGAACCCATTTGGTGTTATTCTTGGTGGAATTAT AGGACAGGCACTGTGTACTGTTGCAGCTGTCCTTGGTGGGAAGAGCTTGGCATCTCGAATATCTGAGCAAATA GTTGCACTCTCAGGTGGAGTTCTTTTCATAGTTTTTGGGATTCAATCCTTTCTTTCAACGGTTGAGTCATGA
- the LOC142605855 gene encoding uncharacterized protein LOC142605855, with translation MTRIDNPIVEFSKEDARRLHHSHDDALVVSIRAGDYNMHQVLVDNRSSADILYYPAFQQMGIGKERLVPTNAPLIGFGGTRVYPLGAVTLFVTVGDYPQQITKDVAFLVVDWSFDYNAILGRPTLNS, from the coding sequence ATGACGCGGATTGATAACCCAATCGTCGAGTTTTCGAAAGAGGATGCACGACGTCTACACCACTCGCATGACGATGCGCTTGTCGTTAGTATACGAGCAGGAGACTACAATATGCACCAGGTTTTGGTTGACAACCGAAGCTCGGctgatatcctctactaccccgcgttccaacagATGGGGATTGGAAAGGAGCGACTGGTTCCGACGAATGCCCCACTTATCGGCTTTGGAGGAACAAGGGTCTACCCCCTTGGTGCTGTCACATTATTCGTGACGGTGGGCGATTACCCCCAGCAAATCACTAAAGACGTGGCGTTCCTTGTGGTCGATTGGTCATTTGATTACAATGCCATCCTaggacgacccactctcaatTCATAG
- the LOC142606969 gene encoding GDT1-like protein 4 isoform X5, protein MSSLVQILAMRHPRRPVLLGCLASLSVMTVLSALVGWATPNLISHKWAHHITTLLFFVFGLWSFWDGIKDDGDDDEFAEVEAKLNAELNSDKGTTKKKSKDDDELKKQKRSFLSQFFSPIFLKAFSVTFFGEWGDKSQLATIGLAADENPFGVILGGIIGQALCTVAAVLGGKSLASRISEQIVALSGGVLFIVFGIQSFLSTVES, encoded by the exons ATGAGCTCGCTTGTACAG ATCCTGGCTATGCGTCACCCTAGGAGACCTGTCTTGCTTGGTTGCCTCGCATCTTTGTCT GTGATGACTGTTCTCTCTGCTCTCGTTGGCTGGGCTACTCCTAATCTG ATCTCTCATAAATGGGCACATCACATAACAACATTGTTGTTCTTTGTGTTCGGGCTATGGTCTTTTTGGGATGGAATTAAAGATGACGG AGATGATGATGAGTTCGCTGAAGTTGAAGCAAAACTG AATGCTGAATTGAACTCTGACAAAGGAactaccaaaaagaaaagtaag GATGATGATGAATTGAAAAAGCAAAAACGATCGTTTCTCTCACAATTCTTTTCACCAATCTTTTTGAAG GCATTTTCTGTTACTTTTTTCGGTGAATGGGGTGACAAGAGCCAG CTGGCTACCATAGGTTTGGCTGCAGATGAGAACCCATTTGGTGTTATTCTTGGTGGAATTAT AGGACAGGCACTGTGTACTGTTGCAGCTGTCCTTGGTGGGAAGAGCTTGGCATCTCGAATATCTGAGCAAATA GTTGCACTCTCAGGTGGAGTTCTTTTCATAGTTTTTGGGATTCAATCCTTTCTTTCAACGGTTGAGTCATGA
- the LOC142606969 gene encoding GDT1-like protein 4 isoform X4, whose protein sequence is MSSLVQILAMRHPRRPVLLGCLASLSVMTVLSALVGWATPNLVRILISHKWAHHITTLLFFVFGLWSFWDGIKDDGDDDEFAEVEAKLNAELNSDKGTTKKKSKDDDELKKQKRSFLSQFFSPIFLKAFSVTFFGEWGDKSQLATIGLAADENPFGVILGGIIGQALCTVAAVLGGKSLASRISEQIVALSGGVLFIVFGIQSFLSTVES, encoded by the exons ATGAGCTCGCTTGTACAG ATCCTGGCTATGCGTCACCCTAGGAGACCTGTCTTGCTTGGTTGCCTCGCATCTTTGTCT GTGATGACTGTTCTCTCTGCTCTCGTTGGCTGGGCTACTCCTAATCTGGTTAGGATTCTG ATCTCTCATAAATGGGCACATCACATAACAACATTGTTGTTCTTTGTGTTCGGGCTATGGTCTTTTTGGGATGGAATTAAAGATGACGG AGATGATGATGAGTTCGCTGAAGTTGAAGCAAAACTG AATGCTGAATTGAACTCTGACAAAGGAactaccaaaaagaaaagtaag GATGATGATGAATTGAAAAAGCAAAAACGATCGTTTCTCTCACAATTCTTTTCACCAATCTTTTTGAAG GCATTTTCTGTTACTTTTTTCGGTGAATGGGGTGACAAGAGCCAG CTGGCTACCATAGGTTTGGCTGCAGATGAGAACCCATTTGGTGTTATTCTTGGTGGAATTAT AGGACAGGCACTGTGTACTGTTGCAGCTGTCCTTGGTGGGAAGAGCTTGGCATCTCGAATATCTGAGCAAATA GTTGCACTCTCAGGTGGAGTTCTTTTCATAGTTTTTGGGATTCAATCCTTTCTTTCAACGGTTGAGTCATGA